CTGTCTTTTTTAAAGTTAAGCTGTTGACTCCTAAAAAAAAATAGTGCAaaaattattgatattgttagTGTATAAAATTAAATGCATCATATTATTTTCCTTTGGTGCATGAGTATTTGTACCATTTCAGTTTGcttcaattaaaaaattataacttgtttatatttgaattttttaaacttGAATATTCTCATAATCGATCACATAATTTTTTAGGAGGAATGAGATCTCTTACTTTTAcaatttaaatagaaaaaataataattagatttcttatatataaaaataaaatctattataaaataaatataaaattaaaaaataattataaaaagcCACAAAACCATTTCTCCCATTTTATAGGAATAACACAACATGTTACTTGtaattgagtattttttttttttggtaaatcgACATGTTTTACACGCAAGGACAAATGTCAATTTGGAGAAAATGTCATATATCATCCTTGAATTATTGGAGCATATCTAAAATAGCTTTTTAACTATATATTTATCGAATTTAGTATTTTAACTATTTAAAAAGTTATCAAATTTGTCACTTAACTATACACTTATCTATTCAAAAAGTTATCAAGTTTGATCGCTTAACTATACACTTATCGGTTTTAGTCCTTTAAGTATTCAAAAACTTATCAAGTTTGgtctctatttttcttttatacaaATAGCTTAGGTATATATTAACGGAACTAcaatttaaatagaaaaaaaagtttttagatttcttatatataaaaataaaatctattataaaataaatataaaattaaaaaataattataaaaagcCACAAAACCATTTCTCCCAATTTATAGGAATTACACAACATGTTACTTGtaattgagtattttttttttttggtaaatagACATGTTTTACACGCAAGGACAAAATGTCAATTTGGAGAAAATGTCATATATCATCCTTGAATTAAAATAGCTTTTTAACTATATATTTATTGGATTTAGTACTTTAACTATTTAAAAAGTTATTAAATTTGTCATTTAACTATACACTTACCTATTCAAAAAGTTATCAAATTTGGTCGCTTAACTATACACTTATCGGTTTAGTCCTTTAAGTATTCAAAAACTTATAAAGTTTGGTctctatctattttttttatacaaatgGCTTAGGTTTATATTAACGGAACTCATGTCTCTGTAAAATTAAATCTTAAACTTATTTATCAAGTTGTTTTCCTCTCTCTActaatttttcttcaaattactTTTATGAAAAACAACAACTAACCTTGacgattcaaaataaaattaacgaGAAAAGAAGATACAAGTTCcgattttatttaataaaggaTAAAATGAAGCATATTACCATGCTAATGACTTGAACATTATGTTCCACTCTTTAGCGGTTAAAAATTCATAATCAGCATgacttgtttttattttattttcatacaaacgaaaaataagaaatttgatTTTATTACTCAAATTTCTCTCGTAAAATAAAACGATCTGAATAATAAAATTGATCTACTTCAAAACTAGAAAAAAGATCTTTAAAAACAAGTTGCAAATCTACAATTTTATAAATATCAACTTCTAAAATATTCATTCAATAAAGTCGTTAGAGTATAAAACTTGGATCAAAACATGTGAGTATagaatttttaattatatttttattgcaAGAAATTTGtttctattaaatataaataaatttctccCACACCAAATGAGTAATAgctttttaataataaattttagcaTATTCAAGTTATTAGTAGCAATAATATGCTTCACTCTATTCTCCATTTATTAAAATCATGACTTATACCATCTTTTCTcctgaattttattttaaatcattcaatttaagttttttttttataagagtaatttgaagaaaaagtgATGGGGGAGAAAAATAACTGAAAAAATGATTAAAGATGTAATTTCACGAAGTTATAAGTTTCAttaatttaaattgaaattatttgtataaaaatTAGCCAGAGACCAAATTTGATTAGTTTTTGAATACTTAAAAGACTAAAAtcgataaatatataattaaggaaCTAAAAATGATAAGTGTATAACTAAAAACCAAACTTGATAACTTTTTAAATAGCtacaaaattaaatcaaattaaaagaaCTATTTTAAATCAACTCCAATAATTCAGAGACTCTGACATTTTCTCGGTAAATTTCCATAAGATATTTCTCGAAGACTGAAGGTCAAAGCCACCTCACATGATGCACATATACTTTTGGAAGGTCGGTTTTCTGCACAAATTTTGAGCAGAAAACACTCCCTTTTTTCATTATCTGTCTGATCTTGTTTGCTGATTTGTTCTCTTTCTGCATAATCAAGATTTGAGCTATGAGGTTTGTGCATTTTCACCTTACTCTGATTCTTGATTCTGACCAATGTTTTCTTGATCCTAAAATCTGACACTTTAGTTAACCTAAAGTTTGCTGCTTTTCTCTTCCTATACCCCGCCGCCCCCCCTTTTTCGTCCTTCCCATTTGCCCTTAAAAAGGGATTTGGGTTAACTCTTACATTAGTTGATCTTTGCAGGTGATATCTTTCTTGGTGAAGTTCTTTGTTGATAGTAATTCCTTGGGTATCTTTGGTTTCATACAAGTTTAAAAGTTACAATCTTTACCTGTTTGGGATTAACCTTGAGTTAGTTTCTTGGTTCTTGAATTATATGGGAGACTGTGAACCTTCAGTCCCCctaatggaagaagaagaagaaaacctGATAGCTGCTGCACAGAACATTGTAAAAGCGTTGGGCTCAAATAGGACTCTAACGGATGATGCTAGGAAAATTTTGGCTGATCTAGGCTCTCAGTTGTCTTCCATAACTAGAGTTAGTGAACCCCAAGATGAGGGAACTGATGAAACTGAGGAGCAGCTTATTGAGCTGGAGGAGGAGCTTAATTTAGTGCAGAGTAAGGTCATGAACTGGGAGGTGGGTAAGTCAATGATATGGGATTGTGGCCAGGAAGAAGCATATGAgtatttgagatatgtggatcAAACTAGAAAGTTGATCGAAAGATTGGAGAGTTTGAACTTGGTTAAAGGTAGTAAAGAAGATGAGCTTCTGTGTAGGGCTCACGATCTTCTGCAAACAGCAATGAATCGTCTTGAGGAGGAGTTTACGCATTTGCTTGTTCACAACAGGCAGCCTTTTGAGCCGGAGCATATGTCTTTTCGTTCCAGCGAAGATGATACATTAGATGATGGCTCTATTGTGTCGTTTGGGGATGACTCAATTGAGGATGTGATTCAAAGAGATAGCATGAGTAGGGGCTCGGAGGAGTATATCATTGAACTGGTGCATCCAGATGTTATTCCTGATCTAAGATGCATTGCCAATCTGATGTTTGATTCAAATTATGGTCGGGAATGTTCTCAGGCATTTATCAATGTCAGAAAAGATGGTTTGGATGATTGCCTCTTCATTCTTGAAGTAGAGAAGTTGAGCATCGAGGATGTATTGAAGATGGAATGGAACTCGTTGAACTCCAAAATCAGGAGGTGGATACGAGCTATGAAGATCTTTGTGCGCATTTATCTTGCCAGTGAAAAATGGCTAAGTGATCAGATTTTTAGCGAGCTGGAAGCTGTTGGTTCGGTCTGCTTTGCTGAGGCCTCGAAAGCTTCAATCTTGCAGCTTCTGAACTTTGGTGAAGCCATAGCTATTGGCCCTCATCAACCGGAGAAATTGATTCGGATTCTGGACATGTATGAGGTGCTTGCAGATCTTATCCCAGATATTGATGCTATGTACTCTGATGAGGTGGGGTTATGCGTTAGAACAGAGTGCCAGGACATCCTTAGAAGTTTGGGTTATTGTGCAAAGGCGACTTTTCTGGAATTTGAAAATGCTGTTGCTTCCAGCATATCAGCCAACCCTTTTCCTGGTGGCGGAATACACCATCTCACTAGGTATGTCATGAACTACATGAAAACTCTTATAGATTATAGCAAGACACTTGATGAGCTTCTGAAGGGCCATGAGAAGGAAGATTCAGTGGCCATTTTACCAGACATGACACCTGATAGAGAAGAAGATAACAGAGACAGACGCTGTTATGTTTCTCCGCTGGCTCAACATTTTCGATCCTTCACTTCAATTTTGGAATGCAACCTTGAGGATAAGTCCAGGTTATACAAGGATGAGTCACTAGGTCACCTTTTCTTAATGAATAATATTCATTACATGGCTGAAAAGGTGAAGAATTCCAATCTAAGAACAATGCTTGGTGATGGTTGGATCAGAAAACATAATTGGAAATTCCAACATCATGCAATGAGCTATGAGAGAGCTACTTGGAGCTCTATCCTCTCTTTACTCAGAGATGAAGGGCTACAGAATCCGGGATCGAATTCTATCTCGAGAACTCTCCTCAAGGAGAGACTATACAACTTTTATCTCTCATTTGAGGATGTTTACAAGAGCCAGACAGGATGGTGTATCCCGGATAGTCAACTTCGTGAAGATCTTCGAATCTCAACATCACTCAAGGTTATCCAGGCATACAGGACCTTTGTTGGAAGACACACCAACAATATAAGCGATAAGTACATAAAGTATACTGCGGATGATTTGGAGAACTTCCTTTTGGATCTCTTTGAGGGATCTCCAAGATCTTTACATGGTTCCCACAGAAAGTGAGCTTAATATGCTAATCAGGGGTTTCTGCCTAAGGAAATCAAGATTCTTAATCCTCAATCATCATACTAGTGATACATTTAGATATATCTGTTTTTGTAATCTTATGAATTCATAACTTCTTGAATGTAGAAATTTGGTGTTATGTGCAAAAAGGTCAATGCCATGTACTTGTGAAATGCATAGAGCAAGTATTTGTTACTTAATTTTCCTGCTAACTTCATTGTCATTGTCAAAACCAGTTTGCTTAAGGTTGTCACCTAGGAGAATGTTAGTAGCTCTTTGTTAGATCTAGGCCTAGTTGGGTCCTGGAGAAAGCTACTTGTGCTTGgagatttgatatcttgaaTCTTGATTAACATGACAACATTTTGgagatttgatatcttgaaTCTTGATTagcataacaattttttttaacagaTGGAGTCACCTTGTTCACATAGATTTATGTCTGATAGAGACCATCATCCTTCAATCAGAGTCCATGTGTGTATTGGATTGTTGTCATATTCAGTGGGCCCTAAATGAAATTAGGTGCTTCTCCGTTTGCTTAAAAGATAGAGATTGCAGAAGGTAGTAAACCATGAGTTCAGATTTGAGCAAAAAATGCAAGACTTAAAGTGTACAGACAATGAGGATAATTTTAAGCCTTCTAGTATAagtgacattttttttttatggtatAACGAATGTGAGATGGTGAGTTTTGAGAGTCAAGTAAAGTAAGCAGTTGGGTCAAAAGGATTAGAGGGTCATGGTCCTTCTATATTGAATATCCTTAATAGCTAATAGCTGACCATATTGATGtgttattttcatatttctgtGAAGTAAATTAGTCAAAGAACAATGCAAAGATTAAGCAATATGATTGAATCATCAAATTATCTAAACCATACCTTAATATAATGTTTAAGATTCCTTTTCATTAAACAAAAATAGTATCAAGAaatgattttaatttgaatAAGATATATCATAAATTGTAAGTAAAGCACCAAGgtgaaaagataaaaatataatataatatttacaAGATATTAATAAAGGAAGGATTATAAATAATAATGGACAACTTGCTGCACTGAACTTCCGTTATGTATGGAATTTAAAAAAGGATCgaattataaatattaaatttaaaataaaaaaataattctcatACAAATAGTCAGATACACACGACTATTTCGAATTTAAGTGGTTGGACGTAGTAgccaattatttcaaaaaatgtcTCTCACACACGCgcaccaaaaaaaattaaagacttttggttaaaataaaaaatcttccAAGAAAAAACGAGAAGTTTGAACCCAAGTTGTGTTAACCACCGCCTTTATTTCATCCAACGGCCAAGAATGAGCAAGTTGTAATCGCAAGGCCGAGATGTTTTTGAGATACTAACGGGAGATGGCCTCCATCTTCTAAAACCCTCCATAGGGTATAGCGAACCAACAAGTGTTCTTCTGTGCAAAGGTAAGTTTCTTCTGCTACCCTTCACTTCATATAATTATAATACTGCTTTACTTGATCTTTAATAAAAGACTAATCAGGTTCTTCAGATTTTTAATTTGTgtatttgtttcttttgttcattttttttttcaagattaGGGTTTTACCATTTTCGATATGTGTTGCTTGATCTCAATTGCTATAACGGTTTTTGGTTGTTTCTGATTCCTTGTAAGTGTCCATTTCTGCAGAGTTTCAGAATCTTGGAAAGGCCTATTTGGATTAGATTATATCAATATAAATGACCTCAGAGATGACtttcttttagtttttctttcaactaaTGTCTCTAGTATTGATCGCCATAGGAAATAGGATTCTTTTACCTCCTTAATGTTATATTTTTACATTGAATTTGTGATACTGACTCTTTATTGTCCTGGTTTACTAGGTTTAACGATGGCTTTTCTCAATAAAATTGGGAATATTCTCAAACATGGTGTAGGCAAAAACACAAACTTGGAACTCTCTGCCTCAAATGCTTCACTTTTCCAGACTATAAGAAGCATGTCTTCGTCTAAGCTTTTTGTTGGGGGTGAGAAGATCTTTTCTGTGTATGGAGttcctattatttttttttgtttcttttgtttaCTCTATAATGGTGTATTGTCTACTGCAGGTCTCTCGTATGGCACTGATGAGAGCTCTCTGAAAGAGGCATTCGCTCAATATGGTGAAGTAATTGAAGGTACTAGGCTTACTGTTTAGCATGTGTAGATTTAAAATTTAGCAATGCACTTTATTTAAAAGGAATGTATCACTGTGTAGTTGCAGCATTAGCTAATATCAAGTCTGCCATGATTACCAATAGAAACAATCTAGCACTCTCAATTGTTATGACATAGTGAATATGTAGAAGAAACAATTCCTGTTCATTGTTTTTAATTAGTTATGAAGTTGGAGTTCAAATTCATTTCTCCTATCTATGAAAGTAGACGTCCTTGGTCTGAATTGGACATGCTTCCTTAACAATTTAGTTCTTGGTGAAATGATAAACTCATTCGTGAAAGGTCTCAATTCTAATGACCTATGAGACAGATCTGTGTGTGCTGTCTCTCTGTAGACGTCTCTGAGATTGGCTTCTTTTGTTGTGTGTTATTTAGCTGAACTTTGGAATAAACTATTTATCCCCCCTTGCAGCTAGAATTATTCTGGATCGTGATACTGGGAGGTCCAGAGGATTTGGTTTTATTAGTTTTCCATCAAGTGAAGAAGCAACAAGTGCCATGCAGTCCATGGATGGCCAGGTATGATGTTATTTCTAGTTGGAAAGGTATCCTTGTGAGCACAATCTACAGAGATTTTTATCAATATCCCCAAAAGTAAGAACTCGAATGGACCAATATGGATTTCCTAGGAAAGGAACATCTTTACTTGTAACATATAGTGCAGAGGACAATATTTCACCCAGAACCTTACTACCAAATCCCGTTGTTATGACTCTTTGTATTTGCAAAGAAGAACAGTGACAtttttctgcttgtttattcaATTTCATGAGGCAATTATCATAATCACTTTACAGAGTAAAACTATTTGTAGGGAGTGagaattttctagaaaaatttcATCGCTTGTAACTGCACTCACTTAAATATCCTTATAACTTACCTTTTGCACCTCTGCCACCAAACCTCCTACCAGTTCCATCTTGGGTTGACCGATAAATGTGATATTTCCTGGAAACTTAATGCCACACtggtaaattttgatttttttagtaATGGTGCTAATGTGATCTGTGCTGTGTAACTTTTTCAGGATCTTCATGGAAGACGGATAAAGGTGAATTATGCCACAGAAAAACGTCGTGATGGTTTTGGAGGTGGCTATGGTGGCGGTGGTGGTTATAACTATGGTGGAGAAGGTGGAAACTTtgcaggtggtggaggttatgCAGCTGGTAATTATGGAGGTGGAGGTGGTGGATATTCTGGTGGTTACAATTCTGCTGGAGGAGGTGGCTACGATAGCAGTAGTGGCTATAACTATGGTGGGGAAGGTGGAAATTCTGCCGGTGCTGGAGGTTACCCAACCAACAATTACGGTGGTGGAGGGGGTGGATTTTCTACTGTTAACAGTTCTGCTGGAGGATATGGTAGCTAtggtggtggtagtagcaaTTATGGGAACAACAACAGTTCCCCTGTTGACAGTGGTAACTATGGAAGCAGCACTCCAAACATCAATTATTCTGGTCAAGGCAGTAGTTTTGCAGGTGGTTATGGCGGTGGCAACAGTGGGAATGACTTGTTTGGAGCTCCTAGTAACAATAATGGCTTTGCTAACTCGGGATTTGGTGGGAGCTCTGAAGCATCATATAATGGAGGCCAAGAACAGCTTAGTGCAGATCAAGGAACTGAATCTATAAATGAACATCTTGGACAGGAGTCATCAGAAGCAAACTACAGGGATGATGATGACGAACCAAAGGATTACGCCAACACCAGGGGCTGAAAAAATGTTTGGTTTCAAGAGAATGTCTAGTACATGTTTGAGTCATGCGTGAATAAGATTAGTAATTCTGTACTATTGATATTTTTCCTTTCCGTATCTAATACTCAGCTTAGTTCTATGGTAGATTTTTGAAAACTGGCAATATGCGTATTAATAAATACAATTAGCAATATTTGCATAAAAATTGCATTTGTTTTTTCGTTCGAGGAAGTTAAATTTCATCAAAGAAAAG
The sequence above is a segment of the Solanum dulcamara chromosome 11, daSolDulc1.2, whole genome shotgun sequence genome. Coding sequences within it:
- the LOC129874496 gene encoding glycine-rich RNA-binding protein 3, mitochondrial-like; the protein is MAFLNKIGNILKHGVGKNTNLELSASNASLFQTIRSMSSSKLFVGGLSYGTDESSLKEAFAQYGEVIEARIILDRDTGRSRGFGFISFPSSEEATSAMQSMDGQDLHGRRIKVNYATEKRRDGFGGGYGGGGGYNYGGEGGNFAGGGGYAAGNYGGGGGGYSGGYNSAGGGGYDSSSGYNYGGEGGNSAGAGGYPTNNYGGGGGGFSTVNSSAGGYGSYGGGSSNYGNNNSSPVDSGNYGSSTPNINYSGQGSSFAGGYGGGNSGNDLFGAPSNNNGFANSGFGGSSEASYNGGQEQLSADQGTESINEHLGQESSEANYRDDDDEPKDYANTRG
- the LOC129873399 gene encoding exocyst complex component EXO70E2-like encodes the protein MGDCEPSVPLMEEEEENLIAAAQNIVKALGSNRTLTDDARKILADLGSQLSSITRVSEPQDEGTDETEEQLIELEEELNLVQSKVMNWEVGKSMIWDCGQEEAYEYLRYVDQTRKLIERLESLNLVKGSKEDELLCRAHDLLQTAMNRLEEEFTHLLVHNRQPFEPEHMSFRSSEDDTLDDGSIVSFGDDSIEDVIQRDSMSRGSEEYIIELVHPDVIPDLRCIANLMFDSNYGRECSQAFINVRKDGLDDCLFILEVEKLSIEDVLKMEWNSLNSKIRRWIRAMKIFVRIYLASEKWLSDQIFSELEAVGSVCFAEASKASILQLLNFGEAIAIGPHQPEKLIRILDMYEVLADLIPDIDAMYSDEVGLCVRTECQDILRSLGYCAKATFLEFENAVASSISANPFPGGGIHHLTRYVMNYMKTLIDYSKTLDELLKGHEKEDSVAILPDMTPDREEDNRDRRCYVSPLAQHFRSFTSILECNLEDKSRLYKDESLGHLFLMNNIHYMAEKVKNSNLRTMLGDGWIRKHNWKFQHHAMSYERATWSSILSLLRDEGLQNPGSNSISRTLLKERLYNFYLSFEDVYKSQTGWCIPDSQLREDLRISTSLKVIQAYRTFVGRHTNNISDKYIKYTADDLENFLLDLFEGSPRSLHGSHRK